The following are encoded together in the Bradyrhizobium algeriense genome:
- a CDS encoding S8 family serine peptidase has translation MAASSDDARSTASGDRRKSSRDARSAPAGDRRKPARTSQYMIAPAGPGVSGQELAEQLNQFGNIEILRTRERRDTTVPPIAVVRIPDDAATALRRSAAGSLIIEPDLHLRAASFAGASSVLPTAAMMTAFGPDLKVTIRIVSEAGTPVEQAAVRLIGEQVSVQGLTDSDGRVDLTLQGEQPDTVAAIFVNPRSGFWGLWQHRPHLDADAVNIFTLKPLSLSEALDWGGAAMQLDRIPKQCRGAGVRIALIDSGVATSHKRLTGIDHGIDIRSAEAKSWSKDAIGHGTPCAGLISAAPQTAHGVRGYAPDSELHVCKLPSDAYCSDLIVALDYCLQNAIDVACLGFGCERGSALVEQRIAEAKQHGMSLIAAAGNSAGAVPFPACSPNVMAVGAVGQAGSFLEDSPQAAQAAAAIALAGGFFVPPFSCRGPELDLCAPGVAIIACQSPDSYAVCDGTSLAAAHVTALAALILADHSDFKGSFAARDLQRVERLFQILKDTAQPIGHPWQTGAGLPNAARALGIWSEQRATVVPLNVGLGQMRSAIRQLDQIQFGASDVMPFELPRGPARVSSLPLSSGPLAFQADGGEKASIHELKAAMAFAGLAAER, from the coding sequence ATGGCAGCAAGCTCAGATGATGCGCGCTCCACGGCGAGCGGCGACCGACGCAAATCATCACGTGACGCGCGCTCGGCGCCGGCCGGTGATCGACGCAAACCGGCCCGCACCAGTCAGTACATGATCGCGCCGGCGGGACCTGGCGTAAGCGGTCAAGAGCTGGCCGAGCAACTCAACCAGTTCGGCAACATCGAGATCCTGCGGACCCGTGAGCGGCGCGACACCACTGTCCCGCCGATTGCGGTCGTGCGCATACCTGACGACGCCGCCACCGCACTGCGCCGCTCCGCAGCCGGCAGCTTGATCATCGAGCCGGACCTCCATCTGCGAGCTGCATCATTCGCTGGCGCGTCATCGGTTCTCCCGACGGCTGCGATGATGACCGCGTTCGGGCCGGATTTGAAGGTGACGATCCGGATCGTGAGCGAAGCCGGCACGCCCGTGGAGCAGGCGGCGGTGCGGCTCATCGGCGAGCAGGTGTCAGTTCAGGGACTGACGGATAGCGACGGCAGAGTAGATCTGACGCTGCAAGGTGAGCAGCCGGACACGGTCGCTGCCATATTTGTCAACCCGCGCTCCGGCTTTTGGGGCCTGTGGCAACATCGGCCTCATCTCGACGCCGATGCGGTGAACATCTTCACCCTAAAACCGTTGTCGCTGTCGGAGGCGCTGGATTGGGGGGGCGCAGCCATGCAGCTTGACCGGATCCCGAAGCAATGCCGCGGCGCCGGAGTCAGGATCGCTCTGATCGACAGCGGCGTTGCGACCAGCCACAAGCGATTGACCGGGATCGATCACGGTATCGACATCAGGAGCGCCGAAGCAAAATCCTGGTCGAAGGACGCAATCGGCCACGGCACGCCATGCGCGGGCCTTATCAGTGCCGCGCCCCAGACAGCGCACGGCGTACGGGGTTACGCGCCGGACAGCGAGCTGCATGTCTGCAAGCTTCCGTCCGATGCCTATTGCAGCGATCTGATCGTGGCGCTCGACTATTGCCTGCAGAACGCCATCGACGTGGCGTGTCTGGGATTCGGTTGCGAGCGCGGCTCGGCTCTGGTTGAGCAACGCATCGCTGAGGCAAAACAGCATGGCATGAGCCTCATCGCGGCTGCCGGAAATTCCGCAGGAGCGGTGCCGTTTCCGGCTTGCTCCCCGAACGTCATGGCGGTTGGTGCGGTCGGACAAGCGGGAAGCTTCCTGGAAGACAGTCCGCAGGCGGCACAAGCGGCGGCAGCCATCGCGCTCGCCGGCGGGTTCTTCGTACCGCCGTTTTCCTGTCGCGGGCCCGAGCTCGACCTCTGCGCGCCTGGCGTTGCGATCATTGCCTGCCAGTCCCCTGACAGTTACGCGGTCTGTGACGGGACCTCGCTCGCGGCTGCCCACGTTACCGCACTCGCAGCCCTGATCCTCGCCGATCACAGTGATTTCAAGGGCAGTTTCGCTGCCAGAGATTTGCAACGCGTCGAACGGCTGTTCCAGATTCTCAAGGATACCGCGCAGCCGATCGGTCATCCCTGGCAGACCGGGGCTGGGCTACCGAACGCGGCGCGTGCGCTTGGCATCTGGTCTGAGCAGCGAGCGACAGTCGTGCCGCTGAATGTCGGATTGGGTCAGATGCGCAGCGCCATTCGGCAGCTCGATCAGATTCAGTTCGGCGCAAGCGACGTGATGCCGTTCGAGCTGCCGCGTGGTCCGGCCAGGGTGAGTAGCCTGCCGCTGAGTTCGGGACCTCTGGCGTTCCAGGCCGACGGCGGCGAGAAAGCAAGCATCCACGAACTCAAGGCAGCAATGGCGTTCGCTGGTTTGGCGGCAGAACGCTAA
- a CDS encoding zinc metalloprotease HtpX, with amino-acid sequence MFVAGISWTALHSHRPRRDVVVDLTPGISLALVRCALPMQMLSVSRCGTTVEIYWPSGEAGVYLRCRIELNSKDRDLLRHRRLAHQTANYQSSALAILAMMLLLAMCGWIVGGTEGMRRALQGTAPRPDGTVISRESMYRWFGARLLSHAQVPELFAILTRVCGRAGLARVPELYCLPAPSDMNAYALGGPERSAIVLTEGLLRGMTREEIAGILAHEVAHIRNNDTWTMSWATALRRAIDWTSLAGLALLRTRHNHGAMRVSQPLAALLSAAPTLGQLLGLALSRVRELDADATALELTGDSRALIAALDKLERHHTGSAPMAVPAFGHDPMRLLRSHPATSERVGTLLNLTF; translated from the coding sequence GTGTTTGTCGCTGGCATAAGCTGGACAGCTTTACATAGTCATCGGCCGCGGCGGGATGTCGTCGTCGACCTCACGCCAGGCATTTCACTTGCTTTGGTGCGCTGCGCGCTGCCGATGCAAATGCTGAGCGTTTCCCGGTGCGGTACTACCGTGGAGATTTATTGGCCGTCGGGTGAGGCAGGCGTTTACCTGCGATGCCGTATCGAGCTGAACTCGAAAGATCGGGACCTGTTGCGGCATCGGCGGCTCGCCCATCAGACAGCGAACTATCAATCATCGGCACTGGCGATCCTTGCAATGATGTTGCTGCTCGCGATGTGTGGTTGGATCGTCGGTGGGACTGAGGGCATGCGGCGCGCGTTACAGGGAACCGCCCCCCGCCCCGATGGCACGGTCATCTCGCGCGAGAGCATGTATCGCTGGTTCGGCGCCCGCCTGCTGTCCCACGCCCAGGTGCCGGAGTTGTTCGCCATTCTGACGAGGGTTTGCGGCCGAGCCGGCTTGGCTCGAGTGCCGGAGCTTTATTGTCTACCGGCGCCAAGCGATATGAATGCCTACGCGCTCGGCGGACCGGAACGCAGCGCCATCGTCTTAACTGAAGGGCTGTTGCGCGGCATGACGCGCGAGGAGATTGCCGGGATCTTGGCCCACGAAGTGGCGCATATCCGCAACAATGACACCTGGACGATGAGCTGGGCGACTGCATTGCGTCGTGCGATCGATTGGACCTCGCTCGCCGGTCTCGCCCTGCTGCGAACGCGACATAACCACGGCGCGATGAGGGTAAGCCAGCCATTGGCTGCGCTGCTGAGCGCAGCTCCGACGCTCGGTCAGCTGCTTGGACTGGCGCTGTCGCGCGTCCGCGAACTGGATGCGGATGCAACCGCGCTAGAATTGACCGGCGACTCGCGGGCACTCATCGCCGCACTCGATAAGCTGGAGCGCCATCATACCGGCTCTGCGCCAATGGCTGTGCCTGCATTCGGGCATGATCCCATGCGCTTGCTTCGCAGCCACCCCGCTACCTCCGAGCGGGTCGGTACTCTACTCAACCTCACTTTTTAG